One genomic segment of Centropristis striata isolate RG_2023a ecotype Rhode Island chromosome 13, C.striata_1.0, whole genome shotgun sequence includes these proteins:
- the ep300b gene encoding histone acetyltransferase p300 isoform X1: MADNVLDSGPPSAKRPKLSSPALSVSASDGNDFGSLFDLEHDLPDELISSSDLGLTNGGDVSQLHTSLSGLGGGLGLGGQDAAAKHKQLSELLRAAPAQQGGPTSNSTAPGASMGMMGGVGGPQGMPPQGQQQQPGLMQQVGMVGLNRAAAMMGAQKGNSGPQQQGLMGGQVMNGSPRMGYPGSAGMGNNSNLLAETLQQQGNQQMGPGGQAGMRPQQPGALNKMSMMANAGPYGGPYGQSGQGLPGAGLGPQLQNKAGLPNNMASQFNMDKKAPGQGMPGMQQQPGAVGGVSVGGAAAVGGAQVGLNAVGAGPGAAPPTADPEKRKLIQQQLVLLLHAHKCQRREQANGEVRQCNLPHCRTMKNVLNHMTHCQAGKSCQVAHCASSRQIISHWKNCTRHDCPVCLPLKNAGDKRNQQSLVNSAGMGLMNSLGSGVPSGQSNTPNLNPPNQIDPSSIERAYAALGLTYQGNQIPQQPSQPNMSNQGLQGQPGMRTLNTMGGNSMGVNGGVGVQSPNQQSSLLPNALLHGNMNPQSLMNDGVGNLGSMPTATPPSAAGMRKSWHEDITQDLRNHLVHKLVQAIFPTPDPAALKDRRMENLVAYARKVEGDMYESANSRAEYYHLLAEKIYKIQKELEEKRRTRLQKQGMMPGQPGIASPGLPQVPPSMGQPPMAPGQPPNGPHADPSMVRPTGPNQMVSRMQNPAGMNQFGQMGMQPMGQRSPLPLNAQMNQMGMGTTRMGQPNATQLQNQYLPPGQFPGSSPGLGSGPVGMNQQGAQTAVPPQNQMSTPPSLPASSPAAQSASSAPGSAGPVGSMGSGSASGAGPLPNLPPSSTPTQPNSYPHCPPIRTNSPSPARSLTPQPHQTPPTLPRSQTPQPQTPSTPQLPPPQHPQQQQQQQQQQQQQQQQQQQQQQQQQQQQQQQQQQQQQQQQQASQQHPPSGQAANSEKANQLPQQTLGGVASSAPQAGQASSVPTQNAHVPLQRPQTPLSPKPSLTADGQVSSPASVNSSADPSSQHTVADGSAPSQEEVKMEVKKQEEEDDGDAEGEGKGKMGKGQHDVKTEEKPEIKKEKPSGEGCKGEPMDTSSGSASSSVAASEDKKPEVKKEPKEEEEGSGSTANSSSPASAQSKKKIFKPEELRQALMPTLEALYRQDPESLPFRQPVDPQLLGIPVRIRTSNKTNLDYFDIVKNPMDLSTIKRKLDTGQYQEPWQYVEDIWLMFNNAWLYNRKTSRVYKYCSKLAEVFESEIDPVMQGLGYCCGRKFEFSPQTLCCYGKQLCTIQRDAAYFSYQNRYHFCEKCFNEIQGECVSLGDDPSQPQTTTNSMSVATFPGKNTRGAQFAGSINKDQFQRKKNDTLDPELLVECIDCGRKMHQICVLHNDTIWPSGFVCDNCLKAANKTRKENKYASKRLPQTKLGCYLETRVNDYIKRHDLPDSGDVTIRVVHVSDKVVEVKPGMKSRFVDSGEMSESFPYRMKALFAFEDIDGADVCFFGMHVQEYGSDCPPPNQRRVYISYLDSVHFFQPRLLRTAVYHEILIGYLEYVRRQGYTTGHIWACPPSEGDDYIFHCHPADQKIPKPKRLQEWYKKMLDKAVAERIVHDYKDVFKQATEDRLTSAKELPYFEGDFWPNVLEESIKELEQEEEERKREENSTSNESTDVTKGDSKNAKKKNNKKTSKNKSSMSRANKKKPGMPNVSNDLSQKLYATMEKHKEVFFVIRLIAGPTANSLPPITDPDPLMACDLMDGRDAFLTLARDKHLEFSSLRRSKWSTMCMLVELHNQSQDRFVYTCNECKHHVETRFHCTVCEDYDLCITCYNAKGHEHKMDKLGLGLDDDSNNQAAAATQSPGDSRRLSIQRCIQSLVHACQCRNANCSLPSCQKMKRVVQHTKGCKRKTNGGCPICKQLIALCCYHAKHCQENKCPVPFCLNIKQKLRQQQLQHRLQQAQMLRRRMASMQRVGQPAGGPPGGPVVGLPSPGNNGTTAPSTPTSGGTQPPTPQTPTQTMPPVTQQGMGPGPQQQQQPGGMPPQSAMPPQHPHHHQFSQMAGGGGGAGGIMSSPQHQQQMLPQVQQQQQSGAGTNPQQLQQHPNNLPPYASRPPGSSPMHQSQGKPVLGSATPPHGGPVMPGNVGGQQAPSQPQGQPPLPQQPQQHPPSGPPPAAVEIAMKIQQVADAQRKMALQRQAAQAAAGLMPPHPHHQQGQGQQMGMGHPGAVGMVGAQGMPPQNHAAVAAARAHMDQQQGAPPGMMVGAGGPMQQPPQQGNLPQGQLPPQVQLQQQRMGAPHQNPQQQQQQWAGQGMPPQQRQAMMNQMSHPAMMAAQQQQQQQQQQQQQQQQQQQQQQQQQMQQQQHQQAQGHAALMSIAQQQQGAGGGIPGGAVPGAPGVPGGVAGGNIPQAALQELLRTLRSPSSPLQQQQVLNILRSNPQLMAAFIKQRASKYKGGQGGPGGPGGIPGGPGPTGGPVGNVMAGGGPQVNMNAAGGGQPGMHMGGQGGTNVNMATMAQLQQVQQQQQQLQQQQLQQQQQQQQQQQQQQQQQQQQQQQRPMLSGLQQQQVALQQQQQQQQQQGGGRGMQGQGLQMGNINSPQFRELLMRRHLQQQQQQQQQQQQQQQQQMGVNHGQFQQPQPPQGQGYMGQPGMQPPAVGQGPPGGPPLGPQQPGGPPGQQGQGYPGSVAQQQATAALQQRLQHQHHLQMQQQQQQNAMAGLPGGDAGPGGGPQQPPPGPQPNPNGPPPSSLMQQALHQRLLQQQQQHLGPGGSPAQHSNPMSPQQPQQMAQSPHPHQHLQGQALSTSLANQVRSPQPSPRPQSQPPHSSPSPRMQPQPSPHHISPQMQTGSPHPGHLNQHHPGMVVPPQQQPTTQQQQQQNSMEQFGSDQSAMLSQLSSMAGLHGPGGNGQDPLGQNMNHNPLDIM; this comes from the exons cagcagcagcccggaGCAGTTGGTGGTGTATCCGTCGgcggagcagcagcagtgggagGCGCTCAGGTTGGGCTAAATGCCGTAGGGGCGGGTCCCGGCGCAGCGCCCCCTACCGCAGACCCTGAGAAACGGAAGCTGATTCAACAGCAGCTGGTCCTCCTGCTCCACGCGCACAAGTGCCAGCGGAGGGAGCAGGCCAACGGGGAAGTGCGGCAGTGCAACCTGCCCCACTGCCGCACCATGAAGAACGTGCTCAACCACATGACTCATTGCCAGGCTGGCAAGTCCTGCCAGG TGGCACACTGTGCCTCATCCAGACAGATCATCTCTCATTGGAAGAATTGCACACGACATGACTGTCCTGTATGCCTGCCACTGAAAAACGCTGGAGACAAGAGGAATCagcagt CTCTTGTAAACAGTGCAGGGATGGGTTTGATGAACTCTTTAGGTTCAGGCGTGCCTAGCGGACAGTCGAACACTCCAAACCTGAACCCTCCAAACCAGATTGACCCCAGCTCTATAGAGAGGGCGTATGCTGCACTTGGCCTCACTTACCAGGGCAACCAGATACCACAGCAGCCATCGCAGCCCAACATGTCGAACCAGGGGCTGCAGGGGCAACCTGGGATGAGGACTTTGAACACAATGG GTGGCAACTCTATGGGAGTAAATGGTGGAGTGGGGGTGCAATCCCCCAACCAGCAGTCCAGCCTACTGCCAAACGCCCTGTTGCATGGTAACATGAATCCACAGAG TTTGATGAATGACGGTGTGGGGAACCTGGGCTCCATGCCCACGGCAACTCCTCCCTCTGCTGCAGGCATGAGGAAGTCTTGGCATGAAGACATCACACAAGACCTCCGCAACCACCTTGTCCACAAGCT CGTGCAGGCCATCTTCCCCACTCCTGATCCAGCGGCCTTGAAGGACCGGCGGATGGAGAATCTGGTGGCTTACGCTCGAAAAGTAGAAGGGGACATGTACGAGTCAGCAAACAGcagg GCGGAGTACTACCACCTGCTGGCAGAGAAGATCTACAAGATCCAAAAAGAgctggaggaaaagaggaggacaCGACTCCAGAAGCAGGGCATGATGCCCGGTCAGCCTGGTATAGCCTCCCCAGGCCTCCCGCAGGTGCCTCCCAGCATGGGACAGCCGCCCATGGCCCCTGGGCAACCCCCGA ATGGTCCTCACGCCGATCCGTCCATGGTCCGACCAACTGGACCCAATCAGATGGTCAGCAGGATGCAGAACCCAGCAG GGATGAACCAATTTGGTCAGATGGGGATGCAGCCAATGGGTCAGagatctcctcttcctcttaaTGCTCAAATGAACCAG ATGGGTATGGGAACAACAAGGATGGGTCAGCCCAATGCCACACAGTTACAGAACCAGTACCTCCCTCCAGGCCAGTTTCCTGGGTCCAGCCCTGGACTTGGCTCTGGTCCTGTTGGCATGAACCAGCAAGGAGCACAGACTGCTGTGCCACCG CAGAACCAGATGTCAACGCCGCCTTCCCTCCCAGCCAGCAGCCCTGCAGCACAGTCTGCCTCTTCTGCTCCAGGCTCTGCAGGCCCCGTAGGCTCCATGGGGTCGGGGAGTGCCAGTGGGGCTGGGCCTTTACCCAACCTGCCTCCATCTTCGACCCCCACCCAGCCTAACTCCTACCCTCACTGCCCACCCATCCGAACAAACTCGCCCTCACCGGCACGCAGCTTAACGCCTCAGCCGCATCAAACGCCCCCCACGTTACCTCGTTCTCAGACCCCACAGCCACAGACTCCCAGCACACCCCAGCTGCCCCCTCCACAGCatccccaacaacaacaacaacaacaacagcaacagcagcagcagcagcagcaacagcagcagcagcaacaacaacagcagcagcagcaacagcagcagcagcagcagcaacaacagcaacaacaacaagcttcacaGCAGCACCCGCCATCGGGGCAGGCAGCAAACTCTGAGAAGGCCAATCAGCTTCCACAGCAGACACTTGGGGGTGTGGCTTCTTCAGCTCCCCAAGCAGGTCAAGCTTCTTCTGTGCCTACCCAGAATGCTCATGTGCCATTGCAGCGGCCTCAGACCCCA CTATCTCCGAAGCCTTCTCTGACAGCAGATGGTCAGGTGTCCTCTCCCGCCTCGGTCAACAGCAGTGCTGATCCCAGCTCGCAGCACACCGTGGCGGACGGCTCTGCTCCCAGCCAGGAAGAAGTCAAGATGGAGGtgaagaagcaggaggaggaggatgacgGAGACGCAGAAGGAGAAGGCAAGGGGAAGATGGGCAAGGGTCAGCATGACGTAAAGACGGAGGAAAAACCAGAG ATAAAGAAGGAGAAGCCATCAGGAGAGGGCTGTAAAGGCGAGCCCATGGATACATCATCAGGATCAGCGTCATCGTCAGTAGCAGCAAGTGAAGACAAGAAACCGGAGGTGAAGAAAGAGCccaaagaggaagaggaggggtcAGGGTCAACGGCCAACAGCAGCTCTCCAGCCAGTGCTCAGAGCAAGAAGAAAA TCTTTAAGCCGGAGGAGCTGCGTCAGGCTCTGATGCCCACCCTGGAAGCTTTGTACCGGCAGGACCCTGAGTCCCTGCCTTTCCGTCAGCCGGTGGACCCCCAGTTACTGGGAATACCCGTACGTATTCGAACTAGTAACAAAACTAACCTG GACTACTTTGACATCGTGAAGAACCCCATGGACCTGTCGACCATCAAGCGGAAGCTGGACACAGGACAGTACCAGGAGCCTTGGCAGTACGTCGAGGACATCTGGCTGATGTTCAACAACGCTTGGCTGTACAACCGCAAGACGTCCCGCGTCTACAAGTACTGCTCCAAGCTGGCGGAGGTGTTCGAGTCAGAGATTGATCCCGTCATGCAGGGCCTGGGATACTGTTGTGGGAGAAAG TTTGAGTTTTCCCCCCAAACTCTATGCTGCTATGGAAAACAATTATGCACCATCCAACGTGACGCTGCTTATTTTAGCTACCAGAACAG GTACCACTTCTGTGAGAAGTGTTTCAACGAAATCCAGGGCGAGTGTGTGTCCTTGGGGGACGATCCCTCCCAGCCTCAGAC TACGACAAACTCGATGTCTGTGGCAACATTCCCAGGAAAAAACACAAGAGGCGCGCAGTTCGCAGG GTCCATCAACAAAGACCAGTTCCAACGGAAGAAGAACGACACACTCGACCCCGAGCT ACTTGTGGAATGTATTGACTGCGGTCGTAAAATGCACCAGATCTGCGTCCTGCATAATGATACCATATGGCCGTCGGG CTTCGTATGTGACAATTGCCTCAAAGCGGCCAATAAGACGCGGAAAGAGAACAAATATGCATCCAAAA GGCTTCCTCAGACCAAGTTGGGCTGCTATTTGGAGACACGAGTGAACGATTACATCAAGCGGCACGACCTCCCCGACTCTGGCGATGTCACCATCCGTGTGGTCCACGTCTCAGACAAGGTGGTCGAGGTCAAGCCGGGCATGAAGTCCAG GTTTGTTGACAGCGGAGAGATGTCCGAGTCCTTCCCCTACAGGATGAAAGCCCTGTTTGCATTCGAGGACATCGATGGAGCGGACGTGTGTTTTTTCGGCATGCACGTTCAAGAATACGGCTCAGACTGCCCGCCTCCCAATCAGAGACGAGTGTACATCTCTTACCTGGACAGCGTGCATTTCTTCCAACCTCGACTCCTCAGAACTGCTGTTTACCACGAGATCCTGATAGGCTACCTGGAGTATGTCAGGAGGCAGGG GTATACAACGGGTCATATCTGGGCCTGTCCACCCAGCGAAGGGGATGATTACATCTTCCATTGTCACCCAGCGGACCAGAAGATCCCAAAGCCAAAACGGCTGCAGGAGTGGTACAAGAAGATGCTGGACAAGGCGGTTGCAGAGCGCATAGTCCATGATTACAAG GACGTCTTCAAGCAGGCAACAGAGGACCGGCTGACCAGCGCCAAGGAGCTGCCGTACTTTGAAGGCGACTTCTGGCCCAACGTCCTGGAGGAGAGCATCAAGgagctggagcaggaggaggaagagaggaagagggaggagaaCAGCACCTCCAATGAGAGCACAGAT gtgacAAAAGGAGACAGCAAGAATGccaaaaagaagaacaacaaaaagacgaGTAAGAACAAGAGCAGCATGAGCCGAGCCAATAAGAAGAAACCAGGGATGCCCAACGTTTCCAATGACCTTTCCCAGAAACTCTACGCCACCATGGAGAAACATAAGGAG GTCTTCTTTGTTATCCGCCTCATTGCTGGCCCCACTGCCAACTCGCTGCCCCCCATCACTGACCCGGACCCCCTCATGGCCTGTGACCTGATGGACGGCCGTGATGCCTTCCTGACTCTGGCCCGGGACAAGCACCTGGAGTTCAGCTCTCTCAGGAGGTCCAAGTGGAGCACCATGTGCATGTTGGTGGAGCTACACAACCAGAGCCAGGACCGCTTCGTCTACACCTGCAATGAGTGTAAACACCATGTGGAGACGCGCTTCCACTGCACGGTCTGCGAG GACTATGACTTGTGCATCACCTGCTACAACGCTAAAGGTCATGAGCACAAGATGGATAAGCTGGGGCTTGGCCTGGATGATGACAGCAACaaccaggcagcagcagctacCCAGAGCCCAGGAGACTCTCGCCGCCTCAGCATCCAGCGTTGCATCCAGTCGCTGGTCCACGCCTGCCAGTGCCGCAACGCCAACTGCTCCCTGCCGTCCTGCCAGAAGATGAAGCGTGTGGTTCAGCACACGAAAGGCTGCAAGCGCAAGACAAATGGCGGCTGTCCCATCTGCAAGCAGCTCATTGCTCTGTGCTGCTACCACGCAAAACACTGTCAGGAGAACAAATGTCCCGTCCCGTTCTGTCTGAACATCAAGCAAAAGCTccggcagcagcagctgcagcaccgGCTCCAGCAGGCCCAGatgttgaggaggaggatggcCAGCATGCAGAGGGTGGGGCAGCCGGCCGGAGGGCCGCCGGGAGGACCTGTTGTAGGGCTTCCATCACCAGGGAACAATGGTACCACAGCGCCCAGTACCCCAACTTCTGGTGGAACCCAACCCCCAACCCCCCAGACACCGACTCAGACCATGCCTCCAGTTACGCAGCAGGGAATGGGCCCTGGAcctcagcagcaacagcagcccGGTGGAATGCCCCCACAAAGTGCCATGCCTCCTCAACACCCCCATCATCACCAGTTCTCGCAGATGGCGGGTGGAGGAGGCGGGGCTGGGGGGATAATGAGCTCTCCCCAACATCAGCAGCAGATGCTTCCTCaggtccagcagcagcagcaaagtggagcAGGGACCAACCCTCAACAGCTCCAACAGCACCCCAACAATTTGCCTCCATATGCCAGCAGACCTCCGGGCTCCTCCCCAATGCATCAGTCCCAGGGCAAACCGGTCCTCGGCTCGGCGACACCTCCCCATGGTGGCCCTGTCATGCCTGGAAATGTTGGGGGCCAACAAGCTCCCAGCCAGCCACAGGGCCAGCCTCCCCTTCCACAGCAACCGCAACAGCACCCCCCTTCTGGCCCGCCACCGGCTGCAGTAGAAATCGCCATGAAGATCCAACAGGTGGCTGACGCTCAGAGGAAGATGGCTCTGCAGAGACAGGCAGCCCAGGCAGCGGCAGGCTTGATGCCTCCTCACCCTCACCATCAACAAGGTCAGGGACAGCAGATGGGCATGGGACACCCAGGGGCGGTTGGGATGGTCGGAGCCCAGGGTATGCCACCACAGAACCATGCAGCAGTGGCAGCTGCTCGGGCCCACATGGATCAACAACAAGGAGCTCCACCAGGGATGATGGTTGGTGCTGGTGGGCCCATGCAGCAACCCCCTCAGCAGGGTAACCTGCCCCAGGGCCAGCTCCCCCCTCAGGTACAGCTTCAGCAGCAGAGAATGGGTGCTCCACATCAGAACcctcaacagcagcagcagcagtgggcaGGTCAGGGGATGCCCCCTCAGCAGAGGCAAGCGATGATGAACCAAATGAGCCATCCTGCCATGATGGcagctcaacaacaacaacaacagcaacaacaacaacagcaacaacaacaacaacaacagcaacaacaacagcagcagcaaatgcaacagcagcagcaccaacaaGCTCAGGGCCATGCTGCCTTGATGAGCATAGCGCAGCAGCAGCAAGGGGCTGGTGGTGGGATCCCTGGGGGAGCTGTCCCTGGAGCTCCTGGTGTGCCGGGTGGTGTTGCTGGTGGGAACATCCCCCAGGCAGCCCTTCAGGAGCTGTTACGGACTCTTCGCTCACCGAGCTCGCCCCTCCAGCAACAGCAAGTCCTCAACATCTTACGGTCTAACCCACAGCTCATGGCTGCTTTTATCAAGCAGAGAGCCTCAAAATACAAGGGGGGTCAGGGAGGCCCAGGGGGACCGGGTGGTATCCCTGGAGGTCCTGGACCCACAGGGGGTCCTGTTGGTAATGTCATGGCAGGAGGGGGCCCACAGGTGAACATGAACGCTGCAGGTGGCGGCCAGCCCGGCATGCACATGGGGGGACAGGGAGGGACAAATGTCAACATGGCCACTATGGCTCAGCTGCAGCAAGtccagcagcaacagcaacagctgcaacagcagcagttacagcagcaacagcagcagcaacaacaacaacaacagcaacagcaacaacaacaacagcagcagcagcagaggccaATGCTCAGCGGGTTACAACAGCAGCAGGTTgctcttcagcagcagcagcaacaacagcaacagcaaggTGGAGGAAGAGGTATGCAGGGCCAGGGGCTACAGATGGGAAATATCAACAGTCCCCAGTTTAGAGAGCTGCTCATGAGGCGGcatctccagcagcagcagcagcagcaacaacagcagcagcagcagcagcagcagcaaatggGAGTAAATCATGGTCAGTTCCAGCAGCCACAGCCGCCACAGGGGCAGGGCTACATGGGACAGCCTGGGATGCAGCCTCCTGCAGTGGGACAGGGACCACCTGGAGGCCCGCCTCTTGGCCCTCAGCAGCCTGGTGGTCCTCCAGGACAGCAGGGGCAAGGTTACCCAGGGTCGGTGGCCCAGCAGCAGGCCACAGCTGCACTCCAGCAGAGGCTCCAGCACCAGCACCACCtccagatgcagcagcagcagcagcagaatgcCATGGCTGGCCTGCCGGGGGGTGACGCAGGGCCAGGGGGAGGGCCTCAGCAACCACCTCCGGGCCCACAGCCCAATCCGAATGGCCCCCCACCATCGTCTCTGATGCAACAGGCCCTCCACCAGAGgctgctccagcagcagcagcagcatctggGCCCTGGTGGGTCTCCAGCCCAGCACAGCAATCCCATGAGCCCTCAGCAGCCGCAGCAGATGGCCCAGTCCCCGCACCCGCACCAACACCTGCAGGGCCAGGCGCTGTCCACGTCGCTAGCTAACCAGGTGCGATCTCCGCAGCCTTCACCGAGACCCCAGTCCCAGCCACCACACTCCAGCCCGTCCCCGCGCATGCAGCCCCAGCCTTCCCCACATCACATCTCCCCTCAGATGCAGACGGGTTCTCCACACCCGGGCCACCTGAACCAGCACCACCCGGGCATGGTGGTCCCTCCACAACAACAGCCAAcgacccagcagcagcagcaacagaacTCTATGGAGCAGTTTGGGTCGGACCAGAGCGCCATGCTGTCTCAGCTGAGCAGCATGGCCGGTCTACACGGGCCGGGGGGGAACGGTCAGGACCCGCTGGGCCAGAACATGAATCACAACCCTTTAGACATCATGTAG